From the genome of Geminocystis herdmanii PCC 6308, one region includes:
- a CDS encoding helix-turn-helix domain-containing protein produces MGEKNQIIDSIQKQFGEVIRKKRNKVGISQEKLAEFCDLHRNFISEIERGVKSPSLKTIILLAIALDCSPSVLLKEAEDLSHDDIYPS; encoded by the coding sequence ATGGGAGAAAAAAATCAAATCATTGATAGCATACAAAAACAGTTTGGAGAAGTTATCAGGAAAAAAAGAAATAAAGTAGGTATTTCTCAAGAAAAACTAGCTGAATTTTGCGATCTTCATCGTAATTTTATCAGTGAAATAGAACGAGGTGTTAAATCTCCTTCTCTGAAAACGATCATTTTGCTAGCTATTGCTTTAGATTGTTCCCCCTCTGTTTTGCTTAAAGAAGCCGAAGATTTGTCACACGATGATATTTATCCTTCTTAA
- a CDS encoding TVP38/TMEM64 family protein, with amino-acid sequence MFFMGGINPQILENLLIQLGIFAPIIYIFLYILATILLLPSTPLNLSGGLIFGFWGGLIWTSIAAIMAAVVSFAYARYLGRNWVKKRFGIHLQKLDKEIKNGGMGYIFAIRLLPLIPYGIVNFGAGLTSIKERDYFFGTIFGTIPGILPFVMMGAGFSSLGKGDMLTITLSFGLIGLLIGGATWYKKRIV; translated from the coding sequence ATGTTTTTTATGGGGGGTATTAATCCTCAAATATTAGAAAATTTATTGATACAATTAGGCATTTTTGCACCAATTATTTATATTTTTCTCTATATTTTAGCTACTATTTTACTGCTTCCTTCTACTCCTTTAAATCTTAGCGGTGGTTTAATCTTTGGCTTTTGGGGAGGCTTGATTTGGACTTCGATCGCAGCTATAATGGCGGCAGTGGTAAGTTTTGCCTATGCAAGATATTTAGGTAGAAATTGGGTAAAAAAAAGATTTGGGATTCACCTGCAAAAATTAGACAAAGAAATCAAAAACGGTGGCATGGGATATATATTTGCAATTCGTTTATTACCTCTTATTCCCTATGGAATTGTTAACTTTGGTGCAGGTTTAACTTCTATTAAAGAAAGAGACTATTTTTTCGGCACAATATTCGGTACAATTCCGGGTATTTTACCTTTTGTAATGATGGGTGCTGGTTTTTCTTCCCTAGGTAAAGGAGATATGTTAACGATTACTTTGTCTTTTGGATTAATTGGCTTGTTGATTGGAGGTGCAACATGGTATAAAAAAAGGATCGTGTAA
- a CDS encoding DNA methyltransferase, with amino-acid sequence MIDHNNQLLLFNPNNFVDQSPNLSLGKHGTFSPNIKTEIHRWYPYVEGFSSEFAKTIIEEFCDGQHIYDPFAGTGTTITVATRRNMYGYYSEINPFMRLVIRCKTNNFLYVCHEHEKFKQYLENLVNYSENNLKSLIEAEIEINKCFPHRNYFTGTRLIEVIAIKEAIKKVEAKLSVFEDFAKLILGSIAVSCSEMKRASDLRQRKPNEKLPDNLSVIQKFSEKAEQVYQDILNNQFNFPEVFCLGESALIEFPTDKHIDFILTSPPYLNGTNYFRNTKLELWLTGFLDNEKYLSFYRSQAMSAGINNISQKCRQPNTFTEVEKIVSNLEEVSYDPRIPKLVQYYFSDSYLWLRKSHNLLREKGKLVIDIGDSRFAGVNVPTNEILKIIASDIGLNCIEERLVRERKSKDGTKLKQLLLIFEKASQKKLITNFNNNQSDDEYKQKAENFARTLPHLESPYNSRNWGHKFHSLCSYQGKLKPAIAHFLISEFTYPQDYVLDPMSGCGTIPLEAFLQGRYPLGNDLQELGYILTKAKIDRGENEEVYFILNDLLQYVETNKNNQDLSLYQDFGFNGKLPEYFNQETFKEILAARDYLKQNPCTSWGQALVYSCLLHILHGNRPYALSRRSHPVTPFKPIGDNEYRPLAPRLTDKINRMLQTEYDHNLLSGMTTQLPFSRLNSLYKNQVDVVITSPPFVASTRFFVTNWMRLWLAGWEKDDFTSRQEQFLEYQQKKSLDIYFKFFEDCAKWLKPQGKLIMHVGKTKSCNMAEELIKRSEQNFKLIYYFDEDVVGREKFGIKDQGATKSHQYLFLQKI; translated from the coding sequence ATGATAGATCATAACAATCAATTACTTTTATTTAACCCTAATAACTTTGTCGATCAATCTCCTAATTTAAGTTTAGGAAAACATGGGACTTTTTCTCCTAATATAAAAACAGAAATACACAGATGGTATCCTTATGTAGAGGGATTTTCTTCTGAATTTGCCAAAACAATTATTGAAGAATTTTGTGATGGACAACATATTTATGATCCTTTTGCCGGAACAGGAACTACTATAACTGTTGCAACAAGAAGGAATATGTATGGTTATTATTCAGAGATAAACCCATTTATGAGGTTAGTTATTAGATGTAAAACAAATAACTTTTTATATGTTTGTCATGAACATGAAAAATTTAAACAATATCTGGAAAATCTAGTAAATTACTCAGAAAACAATCTCAAATCATTAATAGAAGCAGAAATAGAAATTAATAAATGTTTTCCCCACCGTAATTATTTTACTGGTACTAGATTAATTGAGGTTATTGCTATTAAAGAAGCTATTAAAAAAGTAGAGGCAAAATTATCAGTATTTGAAGATTTTGCTAAATTAATTTTAGGTTCAATTGCCGTTTCTTGTAGTGAAATGAAACGTGCTTCTGATTTGCGTCAAAGAAAGCCAAATGAAAAACTGCCTGATAATTTATCAGTTATTCAAAAATTCTCAGAAAAAGCTGAACAGGTATATCAAGATATATTAAATAATCAATTTAATTTTCCTGAAGTTTTTTGTTTAGGAGAATCAGCTTTAATAGAGTTTCCTACAGATAAACACATAGATTTTATTTTGACATCTCCTCCTTATCTTAACGGAACTAATTATTTTAGAAATACTAAATTAGAATTATGGTTGACAGGATTTTTAGATAATGAAAAATATTTGTCTTTTTATCGTTCTCAAGCCATGTCAGCAGGAATTAATAATATTTCACAAAAATGTCGTCAACCTAATACATTTACAGAAGTTGAAAAAATTGTTTCTAATTTAGAAGAAGTAAGTTACGATCCGAGAATACCAAAATTAGTTCAATATTATTTTTCTGATTCATATTTATGGTTAAGAAAATCTCACAATCTTTTAAGAGAGAAAGGAAAGTTAGTTATTGATATTGGAGATTCCCGTTTTGCTGGTGTTAATGTTCCTACAAATGAAATATTAAAAATCATCGCTTCAGATATAGGATTAAATTGTATCGAAGAAAGATTAGTAAGAGAAAGAAAATCAAAAGATGGAACAAAATTAAAACAATTATTACTGATTTTTGAGAAAGCTAGTCAAAAAAAGTTGATCACTAATTTTAACAATAATCAATCTGATGATGAATATAAACAAAAAGCTGAAAATTTTGCGAGAACTTTGCCTCATTTAGAGTCACCTTATAATAGTCGAAATTGGGGGCATAAATTTCACTCTTTATGTTCATATCAAGGAAAACTAAAACCTGCGATCGCTCACTTTTTAATTAGTGAATTTACCTATCCTCAAGACTATGTATTAGACCCTATGTCAGGTTGTGGAACTATTCCCCTAGAAGCCTTTTTACAAGGTCGTTATCCTTTAGGAAATGATTTACAAGAACTTGGTTATATATTAACTAAAGCTAAGATAGATAGAGGAGAAAATGAAGAAGTATATTTCATTCTTAATGATTTATTACAATATGTTGAAACGAATAAAAATAATCAAGATTTATCGCTTTATCAGGATTTTGGGTTTAACGGCAAACTTCCTGAATATTTTAATCAAGAAACATTTAAGGAAATATTAGCTGCTCGTGATTATCTAAAACAAAATCCTTGTACTTCTTGGGGACAAGCCCTAGTTTATTCTTGTTTATTACATATTTTACATGGAAATCGTCCTTATGCTCTTTCTCGGAGATCTCACCCCGTAACACCTTTTAAACCGATTGGAGACAATGAATATCGTCCTTTAGCACCTCGCCTTACAGACAAGATAAATAGAATGTTGCAAACAGAATATGATCATAATTTACTGTCTGGAATGACAACACAACTTCCATTTTCTAGGTTAAATAGTTTATATAAAAATCAAGTAGATGTAGTGATTACTTCCCCTCCTTTTGTAGCTTCTACAAGATTTTTTGTTACTAATTGGATGAGATTATGGTTAGCAGGTTGGGAAAAAGATGATTTTACCTCTCGTCAAGAACAATTCTTAGAATATCAACAAAAAAAATCATTGGATATTTATTTTAAATTCTTTGAAGATTGTGCTAAATGGTTAAAACCTCAAGGAAAATTAATTATGCACGTTGGTAAAACTAAGTCTTGTAATATGGCTGAAGAATTAATTAAACGATCTGAACAAAACTTTAAATTAATCTATTATTTTGATGAAGATGTTGTAGGCAGAGAAAAATTTGGAATAAAAGATCAAGGCGCAACTAAATCACACCAATATTTATTTTTGCAGAAAATTTAA
- a CDS encoding MerR family transcriptional regulator has protein sequence MKQELFFSSKDISKITGCSLRQLQYWRDKEIIVPLIMGTGTGKTIYYSFVELVEVSVMVYMLSVGLNLEMVQKILNDLREKEPSFTDADFKKRFMVIANDGTVELLPYQREKAIELLEEEKTIVPLWIDQIHHNLSSIITSINTY, from the coding sequence ATGAAACAGGAACTATTTTTTAGTAGCAAAGATATATCAAAGATTACGGGTTGTTCTCTCCGACAATTGCAGTATTGGAGGGATAAGGAGATTATTGTGCCTTTGATTATGGGGACAGGTACGGGAAAGACAATCTACTATTCTTTTGTGGAGTTGGTAGAGGTGTCGGTAATGGTATATATGCTGTCTGTTGGTTTGAATTTAGAGATGGTACAAAAAATCCTCAATGATTTGAGGGAAAAAGAGCCATCATTTACCGATGCGGACTTTAAGAAGCGTTTTATGGTGATTGCTAATGATGGTACTGTTGAGTTATTGCCTTATCAACGGGAGAAAGCGATCGAACTTCTGGAAGAGGAGAAGACGATCGTGCCTCTGTGGATTGATCAGATTCATCACAATCTAAGCAGTATAATAACATCAATCAATACTTACTAA
- a CDS encoding Mu transposase C-terminal domain-containing protein, which translates to MILLNTNENAMTIDDQFSDSPELISQLSPEEQKIADVIEDLLQPCDRKSYGEKLKQASTQLNKSVRTIQRYVKQWEENGLVGIAQNNRADKGFYRIDRRLQDFILKTYREGNQGSKRMTPKQVYLRAVAQANNWGIKPPSHMTIYRILNPIIEEKENKKRIRSSGWRGTKLAVSTRSGNEINVEYSNHVWQCDHTLADILLVDQFGKLLGRPWLTTVVDTYSRCIMGINLGFDAPSSQVVALALRHAILPKSYSSDYGLHEEWGTYGKPEYFYTDGGKDFRSNHLQQISLQLGFTCHLRSRPRGGGVVERVFKTFNTEVFSTLPGYTGANVQERPEDAEKEACITLKELEKLIVCYIVDNYNQRLDARMGEQTRFQRWESGLLSVPDAISERELDICLMKQSRRRVQKGGHLQFENLIYKGEYLGGYEGETVIIRYDPRDITGILVYRLENNKEVFLTRAYAVDLESESLSLTDAKASAKRVRDAGKNLSNRSVLMEVEERSNFTQKKTKKQRQKQEQEMVRTFTPSTILKEEKEIEEQSTLSSSTKKNKVKVIDYEQLQNDFDF; encoded by the coding sequence ATGATTTTATTGAACACTAATGAAAACGCTATGACCATCGATGATCAATTTTCTGATTCTCCAGAGTTGATCTCCCAACTTTCTCCCGAAGAACAAAAAATCGCCGATGTCATTGAAGATTTACTTCAACCCTGCGATCGAAAAAGCTACGGAGAAAAGTTGAAACAAGCATCAACTCAACTGAATAAGTCAGTTAGAACTATCCAAAGATACGTTAAGCAATGGGAAGAAAATGGTTTAGTCGGTATTGCTCAAAATAATCGAGCCGATAAAGGCTTTTATCGTATCGATCGACGTTTACAAGATTTCATTCTTAAAACCTATCGTGAAGGAAACCAAGGCAGTAAAAGAATGACTCCTAAACAGGTTTATTTACGAGCAGTTGCCCAAGCCAATAATTGGGGTATCAAACCTCCTTCTCACATGACTATTTATCGAATTTTGAATCCTATTATTGAGGAGAAAGAAAATAAAAAACGAATTAGAAGTTCTGGTTGGAGAGGTACAAAATTAGCTGTATCCACTAGATCAGGAAATGAAATTAATGTGGAATATAGTAATCATGTCTGGCAATGTGACCATACTCTTGCTGATATTCTTTTGGTAGATCAGTTTGGTAAATTATTAGGCAGACCTTGGCTAACTACAGTTGTAGATACTTATTCTCGCTGTATCATGGGTATCAATCTTGGTTTTGATGCTCCCAGTTCCCAAGTGGTTGCTCTTGCTTTACGTCATGCCATATTGCCGAAGAGTTATAGTTCTGATTATGGACTACATGAGGAATGGGGAACGTATGGTAAACCAGAGTATTTTTACACTGACGGCGGTAAGGATTTTCGTTCTAATCATCTTCAACAAATTAGTTTACAGCTAGGCTTTACTTGTCATTTACGGAGTCGTCCTAGGGGCGGTGGTGTAGTAGAGCGTGTTTTTAAAACTTTCAATACGGAGGTTTTTTCTACCTTACCTGGATATACAGGTGCAAATGTGCAAGAACGTCCAGAGGATGCAGAAAAAGAAGCCTGTATAACTCTCAAGGAACTAGAGAAATTGATTGTCTGCTATATCGTGGACAACTATAATCAACGTCTTGATGCCCGTATGGGTGAGCAAACTCGCTTTCAACGTTGGGAATCTGGATTACTTTCTGTCCCAGATGCTATCTCGGAACGAGAATTAGATATTTGTCTAATGAAGCAATCACGCAGAAGGGTTCAAAAGGGGGGTCATCTTCAATTTGAAAATCTGATTTACAAGGGGGAATATTTAGGGGGTTATGAGGGAGAAACTGTCATTATTCGTTATGATCCTAGAGATATTACAGGTATTTTAGTTTATCGCTTGGAAAATAATAAAGAAGTCTTTCTGACTCGTGCCTATGCTGTGGACTTAGAAAGTGAATCTTTATCTTTGACAGATGCGAAAGCTAGTGCCAAAAGAGTGAGAGATGCAGGAAAAAATTTGAGTAATCGTTCGGTCTTAATGGAAGTGGAAGAACGTTCTAATTTTACTCAGAAAAAAACCAAAAAACAAAGGCAAAAACAAGAACAAGAAATGGTTAGAACATTTACTCCTTCAACCATTTTAAAGGAGGAAAAGGAAATAGAAGAGCAATCTACTTTATCTTCCTCTACTAAGAAGAATAAGGTAAAAGTTATTGACTATGAACAGTTACAAAACGATTTTGATTTTTAG